A region from the Sulfurimonas sp. genome encodes:
- a CDS encoding cation:proton antiporter: MDKVLFIIVLALGISTVLNLLLKKVGVSQIIGYIFTGTILAYSFGLQDSSQSNTLEHIGEFGIVFLMFTIGLEISLSKMNNMKKEIFGNGFMQATFTALAILSICFFIFNLDFVTSLIISTAFALSSTAVVLSYLKSSKEIYAPYGQRATGILIFQDIAVIPLLILLGFLTNDAEHSVWIIIKDTVISALIVVGILFFIGRKVVSWLLHFSASSEEDELFMGSVLFIVISASLLASYFGFTYSLGAFVAGMVIAETKYHHKVEYDIAPFKDILLGTFFIVVGMKINISYFLDNVALIIGIFILVLILKTLITFMVLKISTNSSTSLKTALSISQVGEFSFVIFAVASVGGLIDKELESLLLLIVIFSMLITPFFISHINHFVDSFIKDDYIALLDEKAFKTREGHIIVCGYSDIGKSVAEHLDEMKLPYVIIDNNPKNVQLALKQNKEAYLGDMSELAMIEALHTENCASVIVTLDNIDKKKAVCETIRQYTKDIHLIAKVVSQDEKNKLRGIDIDVIVDGKYEVGRILVDKMMVCQMRI; the protein is encoded by the coding sequence ATGGATAAAGTTTTATTTATAATAGTTTTAGCACTTGGAATTTCAACAGTTTTGAATCTACTTTTGAAAAAAGTAGGTGTGTCACAAATAATAGGCTATATTTTTACAGGTACTATTTTGGCTTATAGTTTTGGACTTCAGGATTCTAGCCAGTCTAACACCCTAGAGCACATTGGAGAGTTTGGTATAGTGTTCTTGATGTTTACTATAGGTCTTGAGATCTCCCTTTCTAAAATGAATAATATGAAAAAAGAGATCTTTGGAAATGGATTTATGCAGGCAACATTTACTGCTTTAGCTATTTTGAGCATATGTTTTTTCATATTTAACTTAGATTTTGTTACATCTTTAATTATCTCAACCGCATTTGCATTATCATCTACTGCAGTAGTTCTCTCGTATTTAAAATCATCAAAAGAGATATATGCCCCATATGGCCAACGTGCAACGGGGATACTTATATTTCAGGATATCGCAGTTATTCCACTATTAATTTTACTTGGTTTTTTGACAAACGATGCTGAGCATTCTGTATGGATTATTATTAAAGACACAGTTATAAGTGCTTTGATAGTAGTAGGTATTTTGTTTTTTATAGGTAGAAAAGTTGTGTCTTGGCTGCTTCACTTTTCTGCTTCATCTGAAGAAGATGAGCTTTTTATGGGAAGTGTATTGTTTATAGTTATTAGTGCATCATTACTCGCATCTTATTTTGGTTTCACATATTCACTTGGAGCTTTTGTTGCGGGTATGGTGATAGCTGAGACAAAGTATCATCATAAAGTCGAATATGATATAGCACCGTTTAAAGACATACTTTTAGGTACTTTTTTTATAGTAGTAGGTATGAAAATAAATATATCTTACTTTTTAGATAATGTTGCACTGATTATAGGAATATTTATTTTAGTACTAATTTTAAAAACTTTGATCACCTTTATGGTCTTAAAAATTTCAACTAACAGTTCAACATCACTTAAAACTGCATTATCGATATCTCAGGTAGGTGAATTTTCTTTTGTTATATTTGCAGTGGCAAGTGTAGGTGGACTTATAGATAAAGAATTAGAATCACTACTACTTTTAATAGTGATATTTTCCATGCTGATCACACCATTTTTTATATCACATATAAATCATTTTGTCGATAGTTTTATAAAAGATGACTATATAGCATTGCTTGATGAAAAAGCTTTTAAAACACGTGAGGGACATATTATAGTTTGTGGGTACAGTGATATTGGTAAGTCGGTTGCAGAACATTTGGATGAGATGAAACTCCCGTATGTGATAATAGATAATAATCCAAAAAATGTTCAACTTGCACTTAAACAAAATAAAGAGGCGTATTTGGGTGATATGTCAGAACTAGCTATGATTGAAGCTCTACATACAGAGAATTGTGCATCTGTAATTGTAACGTTAGATAATATAGATAAGAAAAAAGCCGTTTGTGAGACTATTCGTCAATATACTAAAGATATACATTTAATAGCTAAAGTTGTGTCTCAAGATGAGAAAAATAAATTAAGAGGTATTGATATCGATGTTATAGTTGATGGAAAATACGAAGTCGGTAGAATATTGGTTGATAAGATGATGGTATGTCAGATGAGAATATAA
- a CDS encoding sensor histidine kinase produces the protein MVTIITSIAAGSVSIFVSVFYIFVLFVILQMIPLICALIYHGNGMFYIVASMATLFMLIILLNGYRQFKTLKETILLKESFKNRVDDITCELKEKNKMLLRRSRQAAMGEIIDAIAHQWKQPLNAIVMSISMLENSAKANEVIKNKDIIDCYNIVNKQITHLTNTLNEFRNFFRADSNTELVSLKVLVDSALILLKDELLRNMIKVDVSCNENIFINVNSNDIIHLILSILSNAKDEMLKSNVDSKDRKIFINCYTQMSKVIIKIKDSGKGIDKKIIDDIFKMDFTTKGKTGGTGMGLYMCYLICEKYGATIKASNDNGAVFTVALKID, from the coding sequence ATGGTTACAATAATTACTTCTATAGCAGCAGGTTCAGTATCGATATTTGTTAGTGTCTTTTATATTTTTGTATTGTTTGTAATATTACAAATGATTCCTCTTATTTGTGCATTGATATACCATGGAAACGGGATGTTTTATATTGTGGCGTCAATGGCAACTTTATTTATGCTTATAATACTTTTAAATGGTTATAGACAGTTTAAAACTTTAAAAGAGACAATACTTCTTAAAGAGAGTTTTAAAAATAGGGTTGATGATATAACATGCGAATTAAAAGAAAAGAATAAAATGTTGTTACGCCGATCTAGACAAGCAGCAATGGGGGAGATAATTGATGCAATTGCACATCAATGGAAGCAACCTTTGAACGCTATAGTTATGAGTATATCTATGTTAGAAAATTCAGCTAAAGCTAATGAAGTGATCAAAAACAAAGATATCATAGATTGTTATAATATAGTTAACAAACAAATTACTCACCTTACTAATACGTTAAATGAATTTCGAAATTTTTTTAGAGCAGATTCTAATACTGAACTAGTTAGTTTAAAAGTATTAGTAGATTCAGCATTGATTCTTCTTAAAGATGAGCTTTTAAGAAATATGATAAAAGTAGATGTGTCATGTAACGAAAACATATTTATTAATGTAAACTCAAATGACATAATACATCTAATTCTTAGTATTTTAAGTAATGCAAAAGATGAGATGTTAAAAAGTAATGTAGACTCTAAAGACAGAAAAATATTTATAAACTGTTATACTCAAATGAGTAAAGTTATTATCAAAATTAAAGATAGTGGAAAAGGTATAGATAAAAAGATAATAGATGATATTTTTAAAATGGATTTTACTACTAAAGGTAAAACAGGAGGAACAGGTATGGGTTTATATATGTGCTATCTAATATGTGAAAAGTATGGGGCTACTATAAAAGCTTCAAATGATAATGGAGCAGTATTTACAGTAGCATTAAAAATAGATTAA
- the pyrE gene encoding orotate phosphoribosyltransferase, whose amino-acid sequence MDIKKIYMDAEALLEGHFKLSSGNHSQFYLQSAKVLEDPKTAKLLADALAAQIKESGLEVDTVCAPALGGLIAGFALATALDVRSIFAERVNGEMSIRRGFEVKKGEKVLMCEDIITTGGSAMEAAEVVKSLGGEIVGVAALANRGFCKRQNSDVETKPNCKLPQDIPFFALEDFTFEMYSPDECPLCKDGSEAIKPGSRGN is encoded by the coding sequence ATGGACATTAAAAAAATATATATGGACGCGGAAGCTCTTTTAGAAGGGCACTTTAAACTAAGTAGCGGAAACCATTCTCAATTTTATCTACAATCTGCAAAAGTTTTAGAAGATCCAAAAACTGCTAAACTTTTAGCTGATGCACTTGCAGCTCAGATCAAAGAAAGCGGCTTAGAAGTAGATACAGTATGTGCTCCTGCACTTGGTGGACTAATAGCAGGCTTTGCACTAGCGACTGCCCTTGATGTTCGCTCGATTTTTGCTGAACGTGTAAATGGAGAGATGAGTATCCGTCGCGGTTTTGAAGTAAAAAAAGGCGAGAAAGTTTTAATGTGTGAAGACATTATTACAACAGGTGGAAGTGCTATGGAAGCTGCGGAGGTTGTAAAAAGCCTGGGCGGTGAGATCGTTGGTGTAGCAGCTTTAGCAAACCGCGGTTTTTGTAAACGCCAGAACAGTGATGTTGAAACAAAACCTAACTGTAAACTTCCTCAAGATATCCCTTTCTTTGCACTGGAAGACTTTACATTTGAGATGTATTCACCGGATGAATGCCCGTTATGTAAAGATGGAAGCGAAGCTATTAAACCTGGTTCACGCGGAAATTAA
- the frr gene encoding ribosome recycling factor — MLDDVYNQCEAKMQGSVEHMHRDFKTLRTGKVSTTVLDNVKIDYYGTMTPLDQVGSVTAVDATTIAINPWEKHLLGDIEAAINAANLGVNPNNDGDFIKLFFPPMTSEQRQETVKQMKGMVEDAKVSVRNDRKKANDAIKKLEKDKEVTQDESKSAQENIQKLTDKYIAVIEEDAKAKEIEVLKV, encoded by the coding sequence ATGTTAGATGATGTTTATAATCAATGTGAAGCGAAGATGCAAGGCAGTGTTGAACACATGCATAGAGATTTCAAAACTTTAAGAACAGGTAAAGTTTCTACTACAGTTTTAGATAATGTTAAAATTGACTACTACGGTACTATGACTCCGCTTGACCAAGTTGGTTCAGTTACAGCTGTAGATGCAACTACAATCGCTATCAACCCTTGGGAAAAACACCTTTTAGGTGATATTGAAGCTGCTATAAATGCTGCTAATCTTGGTGTTAACCCAAACAATGACGGTGACTTTATCAAACTTTTCTTCCCACCTATGACAAGTGAGCAAAGACAAGAAACTGTTAAACAGATGAAGGGGATGGTTGAAGATGCTAAAGTTTCTGTAAGAAACGATAGAAAAAAAGCAAATGATGCTATTAAAAAACTTGAGAAAGACAAAGAAGTAACTCAAGATGAATCTAAATCTGCTCAAGAGAACATTCAAAAATTAACTGATAAATATATTGCTGTGATCGAAGAAGATGCTAAAGCAAAAGAGATAGAGGTTCTAAAAGTTTAA
- the secG gene encoding preprotein translocase subunit SecG, with product MTTSFLLIVQIVLVVLIVIAVLLQKSSSIGLGAYSGSNDSVFGAKGPNSFLAKVTFTIGFLFVVNTITLGYMYSQAASESVVDNMVEDTNVVAPKAAPVAKETNSSK from the coding sequence ATGACAACTAGTTTTTTACTTATTGTTCAAATAGTTTTAGTGGTTTTAATTGTAATCGCTGTGCTATTACAGAAAAGCTCAAGCATTGGTCTTGGAGCATATAGCGGTTCAAACGACTCAGTATTTGGAGCAAAAGGACCAAACAGCTTTTTAGCAAAAGTTACATTTACAATAGGGTTTTTATTTGTTGTAAATACTATCACTCTAGGTTACATGTACTCTCAGGCAGCTAGTGAATCAGTTGTTGACAATATGGTAGAGGATACAAATGTTGTAGCACCTAAGGCTGCACCGGTAGCAAAAGAAACAAACAGTTCAAAATAA
- a CDS encoding metal ABC transporter substrate-binding protein, whose protein sequence is MIFKKIIITLFAAVLASLFVACSSEKKSDIKNTKINIVVSTYALYDITTHIAEDRFNVKNILPFGSDAHSYELSPKNMAGIQDANLFIYSGASLEPWAAKFSTQNSLDMSKYVKLIHLDEDDEHHHHKDSELEHEEKSEHKEALDPHYWLDLENMEKMTEVIVAEFIKLSPKDKEFFETNKKSYLASLAEMDNSYKSALKECKKDTIVVNHNAFSYLGKKYNFHIESINGLSNDSMPSPDDIKKILHLIEDEGISIIFFESFASDKIIKSIAKDTGVKVDTLQPLGNITKDEVGKSYKHIMDENIKKIKQALECK, encoded by the coding sequence ATGATTTTTAAAAAGATAATTATTACACTTTTTGCAGCTGTTTTAGCAAGTTTATTTGTTGCTTGTAGTTCTGAAAAAAAATCTGATATTAAAAATACTAAGATAAATATTGTTGTTAGTACCTATGCCCTTTACGACATAACAACACATATAGCAGAAGATAGGTTTAACGTTAAAAATATCCTTCCTTTTGGAAGTGATGCACACTCTTATGAGTTAAGTCCTAAAAATATGGCCGGCATTCAAGATGCAAATTTGTTTATATATAGCGGTGCATCTTTAGAACCGTGGGCTGCAAAATTTTCAACTCAGAATTCACTTGATATGTCAAAATATGTGAAGTTGATACATTTGGATGAAGATGATGAACATCACCACCATAAAGATTCAGAACTTGAGCATGAAGAGAAAAGTGAACATAAAGAAGCTCTTGATCCACACTATTGGTTAGATTTAGAAAATATGGAGAAGATGACAGAGGTTATAGTAGCTGAATTTATAAAGCTATCACCAAAAGATAAAGAGTTTTTTGAAACAAATAAAAAAAGTTACTTGGCAAGTTTAGCTGAGATGGATAACTCTTACAAATCTGCTTTAAAAGAGTGTAAAAAAGATACTATTGTAGTGAATCATAATGCATTTTCATATCTTGGAAAAAAGTATAATTTTCATATAGAATCAATAAACGGTTTATCAAATGATTCAATGCCTTCACCAGATGATATTAAAAAAATACTTCATCTGATAGAAGATGAAGGGATCTCAATTATATTTTTTGAGAGTTTTGCAAGCGATAAAATTATAAAGTCAATTGCTAAAGATACAGGTGTAAAAGTTGATACGCTTCAACCGCTTGGTAATATTACAAAAGATGAAGTAGGTAAAAGCTATAAACATATCATGGATGAGAATATCAAAAAAATCAAACAAGCATTAGAGTGTAAATGA
- a CDS encoding metal ABC transporter ATP-binding protein, whose amino-acid sequence MIFKIPIFDVKNLSFNVGGVDILSNVSLQIYNSQYIGIIGPNGGGKTTLIRLLLGLEKPTSGEIKIYGKKLSKFHKWNKIGYVPQRASHVDINFPATVLDIVKMGRTPQRKLFSKMSLEDHRLVEDAMKQMDITHLKDKMVGTLSGGQRQRVMIARALASEPEVLILDEPNTGVDIKSQNRFYALLRELNKNKKITIVFITHDIGVIADDIARLFTVNQNVITCNNPKQALSCDEMSELYGIDAHLIHNHKHGH is encoded by the coding sequence ATGATCTTTAAAATACCTATATTTGATGTAAAAAATTTGAGCTTTAACGTTGGTGGCGTTGATATACTTTCAAACGTATCGCTGCAAATATATAACTCTCAGTATATAGGAATTATAGGTCCAAACGGTGGTGGAAAAACAACTTTGATTCGTTTGCTATTGGGCTTGGAAAAACCGACCAGCGGTGAGATTAAAATATATGGTAAAAAACTTTCAAAATTTCATAAGTGGAATAAAATAGGATATGTCCCACAGCGTGCATCACATGTTGATATAAATTTTCCGGCAACTGTTTTAGATATTGTTAAGATGGGTAGAACACCACAAAGAAAACTATTCTCAAAAATGAGTTTAGAAGATCATAGACTAGTAGAAGATGCTATGAAACAGATGGATATAACACATCTTAAAGATAAGATGGTAGGGACACTCTCAGGTGGTCAGCGTCAACGTGTTATGATTGCACGTGCTTTGGCTTCTGAGCCTGAAGTATTGATATTGGATGAACCAAATACAGGTGTAGATATTAAATCTCAAAACAGGTTTTATGCACTACTTAGAGAGCTAAATAAAAATAAAAAAATAACTATTGTTTTTATAACACACGATATTGGTGTTATAGCTGATGATATCGCAAGATTATTTACGGTAAACCAAAATGTTATAACTTGTAATAATCCAAAACAAGCACTTTCTTGTGATGAGATGAGTGAGCTTTACGGAATAGATGCTCATCTAATTCACAACCATAAACACGGACACTAA
- a CDS encoding metal ABC transporter permease, producing MIEMLQYDFMQRAFLAGIIIATLASISGTFVVLKRYSMISETLAHSALLGVAVGLVAGYNPLWIAVVVALFSAWLIEYLRANFTIYSDAVLAILLSGSLALAVIIVSLGGAFNNSLFSYLFGSILSVSIEDVITILIFGVIALAILLAFSKEFYFIAYDEEVAKISGIKVKLLNFLLVSVVAIIIALSIRIVGSLLIGALMVIPTVSALQYKQGFFKTTLLALSFALFSVISGMYLSYNFSLPSGATIVVCVLVIFIFSIVINKKS from the coding sequence ATGATAGAGATGCTTCAATACGATTTTATGCAGCGTGCATTTTTAGCAGGAATTATAATAGCTACACTAGCTTCAATTAGCGGTACATTTGTAGTCCTTAAACGTTATTCAATGATTAGTGAAACATTAGCTCACTCTGCATTATTAGGAGTTGCTGTTGGTTTAGTAGCAGGATATAACCCATTATGGATTGCTGTTGTTGTAGCACTTTTTTCTGCATGGCTTATAGAGTATTTACGTGCAAACTTTACAATATATTCAGATGCAGTTTTGGCCATACTTCTCTCAGGCTCATTAGCTTTAGCCGTGATAATAGTATCTTTAGGCGGTGCATTTAATAACTCATTATTTTCATACCTATTTGGTTCTATTCTCTCAGTAAGTATTGAAGATGTTATAACAATATTAATTTTTGGAGTTATTGCCTTAGCTATTTTACTTGCATTTTCAAAAGAGTTCTATTTTATAGCGTATGATGAAGAAGTGGCCAAGATCAGTGGTATTAAAGTTAAACTTTTAAACTTTTTACTTGTAAGTGTTGTGGCAATTATTATAGCTTTATCTATTAGAATAGTAGGATCGTTACTGATCGGTGCACTTATGGTAATTCCAACGGTTTCAGCTTTGCAGTATAAACAAGGCTTTTTTAAGACTACTTTATTAGCTTTATCTTTTGCACTATTTAGTGTAATAAGCGGAATGTATCTCTCGTACAATTTCTCCCTTCCAAGTGGTGCTACTATAGTTGTGTGTGTCCTCGTAATATTTATATTTTCTATAGTAATAAATAAAAAATCATGA
- a CDS encoding methyltransferase domain-containing protein: MKISQEFSKYAKTYNTYNVIQNKVIKHLLSKISKKKNKPQNILDIGCGSGSLCKKIDWKYKHFTGVDFSPGMLELHPRSKEVECIYGDFNDQTLFDNLLTYNYDFIFSASALQWADDIDCVFANIKSLDAPIALAIFTSGTFKTLNKTANLEPILKSADYIDKLQKKYFNLEMEVIEYRLEFENNREMFRYIKKSGVSGSRNVLDYKQTKELIKNYPLNYLEFEVVYIISK; this comes from the coding sequence ATGAAAATTAGTCAAGAGTTCTCAAAGTATGCAAAGACATACAATACATATAATGTAATTCAAAATAAAGTGATAAAACATCTTTTATCCAAGATCTCTAAAAAGAAAAATAAACCGCAAAATATTTTAGATATAGGCTGCGGTAGTGGAAGTTTATGTAAAAAAATAGATTGGAAATATAAACATTTTACAGGTGTAGATTTCTCACCAGGGATGCTTGAATTACATCCGAGATCGAAAGAAGTTGAGTGTATATATGGTGATTTTAATGACCAAACTTTATTTGATAATCTATTAACATATAACTATGATTTTATTTTTTCTGCATCTGCTCTTCAATGGGCAGATGATATTGATTGTGTTTTTGCTAATATAAAATCTTTAGATGCACCAATAGCACTTGCGATATTTACGTCAGGGACTTTTAAAACATTAAATAAAACTGCAAATTTGGAGCCGATTTTAAAAAGTGCAGATTATATAGATAAATTACAAAAAAAGTATTTTAATCTTGAGATGGAAGTAATAGAATACAGATTAGAATTTGAAAATAACAGAGAGATGTTTAGGTATATAAAAAAAAGTGGAGTTAGCGGCTCTAGAAATGTATTAGACTATAAGCAAACTAAAGAGCTTATAAAAAACTACCCTTTAAATTATTTAGAGTTTGAGGTAGTATATATAATATCAAAATAA
- a CDS encoding competence/damage-inducible protein A, with product MNFYAVIIGTEILNSRREDKHFDFLKKELAKYGHELFGSFIVKDDETLIKNTYKMIKEDDNSILFSFGGIGSTPDDLTRQIAADVFTSSPLQTNEKFKQDILDKFGDEAYPHRIHMADIPKGSDLIFNPVNNMSAFSLENRFFFVPGFPSMAHPMLENVIAEYFSESKKKYRYTLVAKTSENTLITLMNQVPQNIELSSLPMFKDSKPLVELSLSGYEDVLVKKYFEMFKTELEEKKIEYSILDA from the coding sequence ATGAACTTTTATGCTGTCATTATCGGTACTGAAATTTTAAATAGCAGACGTGAAGACAAACATTTTGATTTTCTAAAAAAAGAATTGGCCAAATATGGACATGAGCTTTTTGGTTCTTTTATAGTAAAAGATGATGAAACTCTTATTAAAAATACATATAAAATGATAAAAGAGGACGATAATTCTATTCTTTTCTCTTTTGGTGGTATTGGCTCAACACCTGATGATCTAACACGCCAAATTGCTGCGGATGTTTTTACATCTTCACCTTTACAAACAAATGAAAAGTTTAAGCAAGATATTTTGGATAAGTTTGGTGATGAGGCATATCCACATAGAATTCATATGGCAGATATACCAAAGGGGAGTGATCTTATATTTAATCCGGTAAATAATATGTCTGCTTTTTCATTAGAAAACAGGTTCTTCTTTGTGCCTGGTTTTCCATCTATGGCTCATCCAATGCTTGAGAATGTGATAGCTGAATATTTCAGCGAATCAAAGAAAAAATACCGTTATACACTAGTGGCAAAAACCAGTGAAAATACACTAATTACTTTAATGAATCAAGTTCCACAAAATATAGAACTCTCATCTTTACCTATGTTTAAAGATTCTAAGCCATTAGTTGAATTATCGTTAAGCGGTTATGAAGATGTATTGGTAAAAAAATATTTTGAAATGTTTAAAACTGAACTAGAAGAGAAGAAAATAGAATACTCAATTTTAGATGCTTAG
- a CDS encoding thiamine-phosphate pyrophosphorylase, translating to MSKNNLSPELYRVIDANLNRLKEGIRVVEDLQRYLYNNKDISQKLKNLRHLSVYEDIDALLKHRDSINDVLRPTIDDELNRTDLKSVVIANFKRAQESSRVLEELFKLHSSKESEKFKHIRYELYDLEKNILTNS from the coding sequence ATGAGTAAAAATAATTTATCACCCGAACTTTACCGGGTGATAGATGCAAACCTTAACCGTCTTAAAGAAGGTATTAGAGTTGTAGAAGACTTGCAACGATACCTATACAATAACAAAGATATCTCACAAAAACTAAAAAACCTTAGACACTTATCTGTTTATGAAGATATAGATGCACTACTTAAACATCGTGACAGTATTAACGATGTATTACGTCCAACTATAGATGATGAGTTAAACAGAACAGATTTAAAAAGTGTAGTGATTGCCAACTTTAAACGTGCACAAGAGAGTTCGCGTGTACTGGAAGAACTTTTTAAACTTCATAGTTCTAAAGAGAGTGAGAAGTTTAAACATATTAGATATGAGCTATATGATCTGGAAAAAAATATCTTAACAAATAGCTAA
- a CDS encoding Bax inhibitor-1/YccA family protein, with translation MGLYDRDYARSGNAFEYGSVSRSEAQIVTFVKETYKLFAASMMAGAVGAYVGVPMAGAISSWFIPLVILEIALLFGLFAVKHKPGINLAVMFGFVFVTGLTLAPLLAHTLGMNGGGVVIGNAFAMTSLIFGSMSFYAIKTTKDFTGYGKPLMIAVLVIFAFSIVNLFLGSPIIAIGISAVVVVLFSILVVFDTQNIIAGNYETPIDGAIALYLDFLNIFTALLHLFGIFGNDE, from the coding sequence ATGGGACTATATGATCGTGATTATGCAAGAAGCGGAAATGCTTTTGAATATGGTAGCGTATCTAGAAGTGAAGCTCAAATAGTTACGTTTGTTAAAGAAACATATAAACTATTTGCTGCCTCGATGATGGCCGGTGCTGTTGGAGCATACGTTGGTGTACCAATGGCCGGTGCAATATCTAGCTGGTTTATTCCACTAGTAATTTTAGAGATCGCTTTATTATTTGGTTTATTTGCTGTAAAACATAAACCTGGTATTAACTTAGCTGTTATGTTTGGATTTGTATTTGTTACAGGTCTAACATTGGCACCTCTTTTAGCTCATACACTTGGGATGAATGGCGGTGGAGTTGTTATTGGTAATGCTTTTGCTATGACTTCTTTAATTTTTGGTAGTATGAGTTTTTATGCTATTAAAACTACTAAAGACTTTACAGGTTACGGTAAACCTTTAATGATTGCAGTTTTAGTAATTTTTGCTTTCTCAATTGTAAATCTGTTTTTAGGAAGCCCAATCATTGCTATTGGTATCTCGGCAGTTGTAGTTGTACTATTTAGTATCTTAGTTGTATTTGATACACAAAATATTATAGCTGGAAACTATGAAACTCCTATCGATGGTGCAATTGCACTATACTTAGACTTCTTAAATATCTTTACAGCTCTTTTACACCTGTTTGGAATATTTGGAAACGATGAGTAA